The Aeromicrobium yanjiei DNA segment GCACGTCCGCGCTGCTCGACGAGCTCGTCCCGGTGATCCTCGCCGAGGGATTCCTCGACCTGAGCATGGCCGACGTGGCCCGGCGCCTGCGCTGCTCGAAGAGCACCCTGTACGGCATCGCCGCCAGCAAGGAGCAGCTGCTCGTCACGGTGGTGCGGACGTTCTTCCGCGGGGCGACCGAGCGGGTCGAGCGGGCCGTCGCGGACGCCGGCACGCCCATGGACCGCATCGGGGTCTACCTCGAGGCGATCTCGGTCGAGCTCGCACCCGCGTCGCCGCAGTTCTTCGCCGACGTCGACGCGTTCGAGCCCGCGCGGGAGATCTACCGCGACAACACCCGCGCCGCGGCCCGCCGCGTGCAGGAGCTGGTCCAGCAGGCCGATCCGTCGGCGGACGCGCGCTTCATCGGTGCCGTGGCCGGGCAGGTCATGGAGTCGATCCACCGGGGTGACATCCGGGCCTCGACCGGCCTCGACGACTCTGCGGCCTACCGCTCCCTCGCCGAGCTGATCGTCGCGGGGCTGTTCGGGGGCGGTGCGCTCGCGTCCACGTGAGCCCAGCCGGTGGACGCGGGCGCACCGCCGCAGGGGGCTCAGGGGCTGAGGACGTCCCGCATCGGCGGGCGCTGGACCGTGGTGGTCGTGCGCTCGCCCATGCGCATCTCGGTGCCCTCGCGGTGGAACACGACCGCGGTGCTCTCGACGGACTCCCGCACCCCGGGTGCGGTGCGGAGGTCGAAGGCGGCCTGCACGTGCTGGGCCATCGCGCTGAGCGCCGCGAGGTCCTGGTGGCGGTGCCGCCGCAGGCCGAGGTCGACCTGGGCCATCGCCGAGAGGCCGTGCTCGCGCAGGACGTCGATCATGAGCCCGATGTCGACGCCGTAGTCCGAGACGAACGGGATCGTGAGCAGGGCGTCGGCGCGGAACGCGCACTCGCCCGCGAGCGGCTGGACGAACCCTGACAGCAGGGGAGTGCGGTCCAGGATGAGTGGCCGCGCGACGAGCTCGGTGACCCGGCCGCCGCCCGACGAGCGTGGCGGGCCGGACGACCACGGGCGGTCGTAGAACGCCTTGACGAAGACGAGGTCGTCCTCGAGAAGGAGGGGGCCGAGCAGGCCGATCACGAAGTCGGCGGTGAACTCCTGGACGTCGGCGTCCAGGTAGATGCCGATGTCGCCGGTCATGACCGCGAGGGCCTTCCACATCGCCTCGCCCTTGCCCGGGCGGCTGCCCACGTGCGGGACGACCTCGTCGACGTGGAACACCGTCGCCCCGGCCTCTGCCGCGATGTCGGCGGTGGCATCGGTCGAGTGGGAGTCGATCACGATGATCTCGTCGACGAGCGGCACGCGGTCCATCAGCTCCGAGCGCAGCGTCGTCACGATCGCCCCCACGGTGGCTGCCTCGTCGCGTGCGGGGATGAGGACGCTGACGCGGGTGTCCCGCTTCGCGGCGACGAGCGCGGCCGGGTCGAACTGGTCGAAGCGGTACGTGTGGGTGTCGAACCACGCCGCCGCGTCACGCAAGGCCGCGCACCGCCCGGGCCGGGGGTCGGTCCCCGCGGATGCTCGCCACCATCTCGAGCACCCGCAGAGTGCCCGGGACGTCGTGGGCGCGGAACGCCGCCGCACCGGCCGCCGCGGCGAGGGCCGTCGCCGCGAGGGTGCCCTCGCGGCGCTGGTCGACCGGCTGCCCCAGCGTCTCGCCGATGAAGTCCTTGTTGGACAGCGCCATGAGCACGGGCCACCCGGTGGCGACGAGCTCGTCGACGCGGCGCAGCAGCTCCAGGCCGTGCCACGTGTTCTTGCCGAAGTCGTGCGTGGGATCGATCAGGACGCCCTCACGCGGCACGCCTCGCGCGACCAGCGCCTCAGCCGCTCGGGTGGTCTGGTCGATCACGTCACGGACCACGTCGTCGTAGTGGATGCGGTGCGGACGCGTGCGCGGCACCGCGCCACCGGTGTGCGAGCACACGAAACCGAGCGAGAACTCGGCGGCGACGTCGGCGAGCCCCGCGTCGGCGCCTGCCCAGGTGTCGTTGATGAGGTCGGCGCCGGCCTCCGCGCACCGGCGGCCGACCTCGGCGCGCCACGTGTCGATGCTGAGGACCGCGTCGGGGAACTCCTCACGCACCGCGGCCAGGAACGGCACCGTGCGCCGGATCTCCTCCGTGACGTCGACCTCGGACCCCGGGCCGGCCTTCACGCCGCCGACGTCGATGATGTCGGCGCCGGCGGCGATCGCGGCCCGCACGGCGTCCCGGGCCGCCCCGTCGGCGTACGTCGCACCCTTGTCGAAGAACGAGTCGGGCGTGCGGTTGACGATCGCCATCACCAGCGCACGGTCACGACGGACCCGCCGGCCGCGAAAGACCAGGTCGACGGTCACGGGGCCCCGCCGGTCAGGACGCGGCCTGTGCCTTGAGGGCGCGAGCGAGGTCGTCGCGGCCCTCGGACACGTAGCGGACGGCCGCGGCGTTGGCCTGGGTCGAGGAGAGCCAGGCGTCGACCTTGTCGAGGGTCGTCTGCGACGGGTTCGCGAGCGGGAACAGATAGACCAGGGCGACCTGGCCGATCCAGACGCCGAGGTCGTCGACGATCGTCGAGGCCATCTCGAGATAGCGGTCGACGAACGGCTCGAGCACGTCGGCCTGGCCCGAGACCTGGAACGCGACCGCCGTCTGGCGCCGGGTCTCGTTGGGCGTCGACGGATCGACCGCCGCGGCCTGCCACGCGGCCTCCTTGGCCTCGGCCAGCGGGCGGATCGCCCGGGCCGCGGCCGCCCGCTCCTTGCCCGAGATCGTGTTGTCGGACTCGAGGGTC contains these protein-coding regions:
- a CDS encoding glucosyl-3-phosphoglycerate synthase, producing MRDAAAWFDTHTYRFDQFDPAALVAAKRDTRVSVLIPARDEAATVGAIVTTLRSELMDRVPLVDEIIVIDSHSTDATADIAAEAGATVFHVDEVVPHVGSRPGKGEAMWKALAVMTGDIGIYLDADVQEFTADFVIGLLGPLLLEDDLVFVKAFYDRPWSSGPPRSSGGGRVTELVARPLILDRTPLLSGFVQPLAGECAFRADALLTIPFVSDYGVDIGLMIDVLREHGLSAMAQVDLGLRRHRHQDLAALSAMAQHVQAAFDLRTAPGVRESVESTAVVFHREGTEMRMGERTTTTVQRPPMRDVLSP
- a CDS encoding TetR/AcrR family transcriptional regulator, translating into MAQRTATARTSALLDELVPVILAEGFLDLSMADVARRLRCSKSTLYGIAASKEQLLVTVVRTFFRGATERVERAVADAGTPMDRIGVYLEAISVELAPASPQFFADVDAFEPAREIYRDNTRAAARRVQELVQQADPSADARFIGAVAGQVMESIHRGDIRASTGLDDSAAYRSLAELIVAGLFGGGALAST
- the folP gene encoding dihydropteroate synthase, giving the protein MTVDLVFRGRRVRRDRALVMAIVNRTPDSFFDKGATYADGAARDAVRAAIAAGADIIDVGGVKAGPGSEVDVTEEIRRTVPFLAAVREEFPDAVLSIDTWRAEVGRRCAEAGADLINDTWAGADAGLADVAAEFSLGFVCSHTGGAVPRTRPHRIHYDDVVRDVIDQTTRAAEALVARGVPREGVLIDPTHDFGKNTWHGLELLRRVDELVATGWPVLMALSNKDFIGETLGQPVDQRREGTLAATALAAAAGAAAFRAHDVPGTLRVLEMVASIRGDRPPARAVRGLA